The Heterodontus francisci isolate sHetFra1 chromosome 4, sHetFra1.hap1, whole genome shotgun sequence DNA window gccttgtgacccctcctcacctgattgtaacgagATAGTTTGTGTTATGGCCCTGtttctgacccacactcccatccagctccccactgggaacatggaatttacccaatccttTGATGAAATAAGTTGATATGAGTTTCAGCAAGTTAGGCTTCTTAATGCAACTTAGATGGAATTATAACATGCAGTTAATTTTTAATAATTTTACAAAAAAATCTGGCCTGCCGAAGAGGCCAGTCCAGTTTATGCAACTGTTGATTTGGACAAGAATGAGGATAATGCCAAGAAATATCAGTATACTGGATACATTATCATCGGTATATTTAATTGAGATTATCTTAGGGTTTAGGTTATGGTTAGGGTTCAGTTGCTATTCATTGTTTTTCCCACATCCCAGGTTTTAACTAGAAAGAGTCGAAGAGGTATATTCCCAGCCCTCAAGCATCCTTTGAGTTTTAAAACTTGTGGTTGTTTAACAGCTTGATGCAATTGTTAGAGATACCTATTTCATTTCATTTCTTCCCAAAAGGAAATATATTTCAGATGATCTTATTCCAGTTGTTCTTaggtcatacgaacatatgaattaggagtgggccacttggccccttgagcctgctctgccattcagtacgattatgttgatctgattgtaatctcgactccacattcctgcttacccccaatcacctttcacccccttgcttatcaagaatctatctacctctgccttaaaaatatttaaagactctgtttccactgccttttgaggaagagcgttccaaagactcacgaccctcagaaaaaaatctcactggcggcacagtggcgcagtggttagcaccgcagcctcacagctccagcgacctgggttcgattctggttactgcctgtgtggagtttgcaagttctccctgtgaccgcgtgggtttctgccgggtgctctggtttcctcccacagccaaagacttgcaggttgataggtaaattgcccctagtataagtaggtggtaggggaattgagggaaggtggggatgtggtaggaatatgggattaatgtaggattagtataatcctACTAGTTGATggtcggcctgtttcagtgctgtatctctaaataaataagtaaaaataaaatgagtgacccctagttctagattctcccacaagggggtcATCAGGAGAATAGACAAACTTTACTTCAAATTTTTATTCAGAATCACCATCTGAGGTCTTGCATTACTAAGATTATCAGCAAAGGGTTGCATTTATTATTTTCTGCACTCGAGGAGCAATGCTTTCCTCCAGAAGCCATCGAGTCTAATCTCACTTTCCTGCTTGTTCTCAATACCATTTAATGAAGCTAATTAAATTCAAGCTTAATTTGATTTACTGTGTTTGAACTTCAACTTTTACTTTTTCCCGACTTCTCTACAGAGAAAATAAAAAGTTTGTCAACAGGCTCTACATTTAAATGCAGCAGCTTCATTGCTTCATGTGCCAAGAAAATAGTTATTGCACAAGGCAGTTCAAAAGAATTTAGGTCTTGCAATCCAAACATAGGAACTTCATTTTAATCCTTTAAAGTATATTGTGTAGCCTTGCTGCCTTCTGTAATATGATCCTGGATCTTACACTTCATTTTAGACAATCTGCAATTTGTTATACAGGCTACATAACAGAATGAACTTGGTAGTGTTCCAGAGTCAAATCAAAACCAACCAGAAATGTTAAGGATTTATCTATACAGCCAATTTTGTGTTGCTGTGAACTAGGTTGCACATGGGCCAGATTGTGCTGGAGTGGGGCTTCTCGCATTGTGCCATTAGACTCGTTCATGCACATTTAGGTTTAAAATATTTGCCCACAATGTTGttggaagtgcaagctgataatggcaCTGCGAGGGCAACgggaccttggtgaacaacagACAAAcattgtatctccttaaccaaagagactgagaaagagggTGGATTACAGTGGGTGAATTCAATATGAAACCAGTTGCAaaaagagaaagagggaaagaaagattggattaagagagagaaagacagaatgtAAATTTAAAATGACACTTTTAATATCACCAAATTcataacctgaaggaatgagactctccACTTGCAATTGTTTATTTTCTGAGCAAGAGACCATGATTGGTAATCATGTGataattatcacatcattaaaaaggGATGTACACCGTTAATGACAAAACGTAACTACCAGTGGTGAGTTGAATTGGAAATTAaggtgcaaatgcagcaacttcatgaacataaattttaaaactgagattgatagattttttttgttTGCCAAAGCGATTAAGTGTCATGGGACAAAGGAAGgtaatatggagttaggtcacagatcagccaagatcttattgaatggcagatcaagCTTGAGGGTCTAAATGGTGTActtctgttcccatgttcctataagtcacggaggaagcactgagggtggcaagggcacaaaatgtactctgggtgggggacttcaatgtccatcaccaagagtggcttggtagcaccactactgaccgagccctaaaggacatagctgctagactgggtctgcggcaggtggtgggggaaccaacatgagggaaaaacatacttgacctcgtcctcaccaatctgcctgctgcagatgcttctgtccatgactgtattggtaggagtgaccaccgcacagtccttgtggagacgaagtcccaccttcacattgaggataccatccatcgtgttgtgtggcactattaccgtgctaaatgggacagattttgaacagatctagcaatgcaaaactgggcatccatgaggcgctgtgggccatcagcagcagcagaattgtactcaaccacaatctgtaacctcatggcccggcatatccccgactctaccattaccatcaagccaggagaccaaccctggttcaatgaggagtgcaggagggaatgccaggagcagcaccaggcatacctcaaaatgaggtgtcaacctggtgaagctgcaacacaggactatctgcgtgccaaactgcgtaaacagcttgcgatagacagagctaagcgatcccataaccaacggatcagatcgaagctctgcagtcctgccacatccagccgtgaatggtggtggacaattaaacaactaactggaggaggtggctccacaaatatccccatcctcaatgatggcggagcccagcacatcagtacgaaagataaggctgaagcatttgcaacaatcttcagccagaagtgccgagttgatgatccatctcggcctccacctgaagtccccagcaacacagatgccagacttcaatcaattcgattcactcctcatgatatcaagaaacgactgaaggcactggatactgcaaaagctaggggccctgacaatattccggcaatagtactgaagacctgtgctccagaacttgtcgcgtcacaagccaagctgttccagtacagctacaacactggcatctaccctgcaatgtggaaaattgcccaggtatgtcctgtacacaaaaagcaggacaggtccagcccggccaattactgccccatcagcctactttcaatcatcaataaagtgatggaaggtgtcatcaacagtgccatcaagcggcacttgcttagcaataacctgctcagtgacggtcagtttgggttccgccagggccactcagctcctgacctcattacagccttggttcaaacatggacaaaagagctgaactccagaggtgagatgagaatgactgcccttgacatcaaggcagcatttgactgagtatggcatcaaggagccccagcaaaactgaggtcaatgggaatcagggggaaaaccctccgctgactggagtcataccgagcgcaaaggaagacggttgtggttgttggaggtcaatcatctgagctccaggacatcactgcaggagttcctcagggtagtgtcctgggcccaaccatcttcagctgcttcatcaatgaccttccttcaatcataaggtcagatgcggggatgttcgctgatgattgcacaatgttcagcaccattcgtgactcctcagatactgatgcagtcagtgtagaaatgcagcaagacctggacaatatccaggcttgggctgataagtggcaagtaacattcgcgccacacaagtgccaggcaatgaccatctccaacaagagagaatctaaccatctccccttgacgttctccaacattaccatcgctgaatcccccactatcaacatccgaggggctaccatagaccagaaactgaactggagtagccatataaataccgtggctacaagagcatgtcagaggctaggaatcctgaggcgagtaactcacctcctgactccccaaagcctgtccaccatctacaaggcacaagtcaggagtgtgatggaatactctccacctgcctggatgggtgcagctccaacaacactcaagaagctcgacacaatccaggacaaagcagctcgcttgattggcaccccatctacaaacattcactccctccaccaccgacacacagtggcagcagtgtgtaccatctataagatacactgcagcaatgcaccaaggctcctcagacagcaccttccaaacccgcaacctctaccaactagaaggacaagggcagcaaatacatgggaacaccaccacctgcaagttcccctccaagtcacacaccatcctgacttggaactatatcgccgttccttcactgtcgctgggtcaaaatcctggaactcccttcctaacagcactgtgggtatacctaccctaaatggactgcaacggttcaagaaggcagctcaccaccaccttctcgagggcaattagggatgggcaataaatgccggcctggccagcgtcgcccacatcccatgaatgaatttaaaaaaacatgtaAAGGGCAAGATGCCATTTTCGTGAAGTTAATGGTGGAACAGCACAAATTGACCAGCAATTTGCGGGAATTCACAATTCACAGAGTATCTCTTTCTCGTcacaagttgctggctgatttgcacattaataatggtgtGTGTCATTCAGATGCCATTATTTATTCAGTAAAATCTGACCCTGTGTGTTAAACACACTACATGATGTGACCAGGACCGGTGGAAGCAGCAACCAGCAAGACACACTTCGTTCCTCTCCTCACAGTATGGACAAATCCTGGAACCCAAGACCTGGTCTTAGCTTCAGAATCTCAAAAAAAAAGACAGCATTCAGGCAATTGGTTCTCACATCACAATGTGCAGTATAACTGAACCTAGAAAGTGCCATTAATTACAGGATAGATTTTTTTTTGCTGAAATTTTGCTCCATGTAGATGTGCTTATATCTACATTTGGAGAATCTCAGGACTGTAACTTTTTTAAGAATCTTACCTTTAAAGATGAATAAGTAACTTTATAAAAAATGTAAATCGACAGATACAGATCTTTAAACCAAAGCATGAAAAAATTGTTTAGATATCCTTTCAGTATATATGACGTGAAAATAATTAACAGGTTACATCTGTTGCTGTGAAGAAGGCTTAATTAACTTTTAATCCTTTGCTTGAAAGCTGAAATATGAGAAAGAGGTAGCCAAACATTGTTTCAAATTCATATTAACCTTTTGGCTTTTCTTGAAATTGAGTTAAAATTGGACCCCTAATATTGAATTCTGGTTTGTATGATTCCTTGATATATTGTTTGGAAAACAACGTACAAAAAcgtacatttcattaaaaggtcatTCCTTCCAACAGGCCCTGTACAAGCTGCAACATCGAGGATTCTAGAGTTTATTCAATCTCCTGTGAAGATACTAAAGTTATTTGATAAAACTGCAAACCCTCCAGTAACCCAAAGGTAAGCAAGCAAAagcttcagtttttaaaaaatggtttcagcagtggctcagttggagGCACACTTGCCTCTGCATCAAACAGTTGTGGGTTTAAGTTCAactcaagagacttgagcacaaatatctatactcacacttcagtgtcggaagtgctatctttcagatgaggcattaaactatcTGCTCTCTCAgtcaatgtaaaagatccaataGGACTATtctaaagaggagcaggggagttctccctggtctccTGACTAATACTTATCCCTTAATGAAAAttgctaaaaacagattatctagtaacttacctcattgctgtttttgggagcttgctgtgcccaatttggttgctgcatttccctacgttACAACAATGACTGGTTAGGTCATTGGCTGAACTGAGAttgtgaatgcaagttctttcttttagtcAAATCCATACCAGTGGCATTCGAGCAATGACATTACCAAGATCTTAAGCAGCGCTATAGTGTCTTGTAGAAAATTAAACACTTCATGTTATTTTATGCCTCCTGAAACATATTTAGTTCTCCCGTGGGAGCATGCAAATCCACTGACCAAGTGCAGCTTTGTGTCTTGAAATCTTAACATACTGTGCAAAAAGCTCTTTTTCTACATAACATTATCCTGTTTAAGGTAACTTTAAACCAAACAAAATTCAATTCAGGCAAAATTTATTAGGGATTGGAATTCACAAAAAACACAAAAAGATAAGTTGTTTTCTCCATAAGAATCGTACTTCAAAATGAATCATCTGATGTTCATTTATGAAAGAAATCTTTTAAAATCAGTTACAGAGAATATAAAGAGTTTTCATTTTACAGGCAACAAATATGGTCATTTTCATCATAAAACAGTAAAGGTGTTGATTTCACAGCAGCGCTGCATGCAGATGATGACCAGGTTCAAAATTTGAAGCTTCAGAATTACACAGCTTTTAGGCCTGGAATTTTGGTGTAATAAAGATATACTGTAAAAGAGTATTGGTGAATTTATCCAGACCTTTTTTTTCATTTCCTCTAATAACTATAAAGATATATGTACAGTTAGTTTTTTGCTGGTAACACTATATTTGTTGAAATACAATTTGCAAAATTCTGCAAAAAAATACTATCATACACACTCGCACCATCTAAATGTGCTTGCAACCAGCATGGGAGAGGCTGTTAGTAAAAAGGGGGTGGGGTAAATGATAGACACTTATAAAAGTTTCTGAAAAGTAGTGTTTCTTTTAAACTCAACTAAAACATCTGTACAAAATAAAGcagacacatatatatatatacaaaatgCTGTGGACTACATACACTGTGGTAAACCCAAGCATTTATGAAAGAACTGAAAAGACATTCACACACACTTGTTTAGAACTAAGGTGCTGCAGCGCTAACAATTCCTTCCCCCTCCCATGTGTGTTCATACCCAACCATGGCAGTTATAGTTTATAGTTTTATTAAAGGGAACACATTGCTCAAATTCTTTTAATAAAAAAGCCTTTCATTTTGGACAAATGTTGAGTAGCTTAGAATATGTGCCCTAAATGTTTTGTCCAGAAATTATATATATTAGAAGGATGCTACTCAATTATTCAACCATATAAACAAATTGTAAATGGGAAATTCTTTCAGGAACTTTAAAAGTATGATAAAGTATGGCAAAGGCATTTCCATGTTAATAAACGATTTATGTTGAACACAATTGTAAATAACACTACTGATTTCAAATAAGTGGATTTAAAGATGTGCACCATCTCTCTTTTTAAAAACTTTTTGAGCATATTTGGAGCATACAGTGACAAAACACCTTGCCTCACACCTCTAGTCGCGAGCCTGAATCCACTTTCAAACCACAGTCATATAACATTTACACATCTCTATTCTTCAGTGACTGCTGAGTCCAAGGAGCCACCTGAAGTGTCAAATATGACAATTCAGGCTTGGGAGCCTGGATACAGATTGCCTCAAAGAAAGGTCACATGGCCTGATCAGCTCAATAGTCTAATTCAAAATCTTATTTGTACCATATATTCAAAACCACCATTTAAAAAAAGGGTGGAAGTGAGAAACACACATCATAGATTTCCAAACAACCTGTACAAAATGTTAACACTATTGTTTCCATATCTCATATCATTCAGCAGCAAAACAAACCATGTGAATTAATTGGAGGAAAAATAGGAGTAAAATACATGACCTCACTTCTAGTTTAGAAAGTGACAAAGTTTCATAGCTGTACGAGTTGCTTGTCTAATACTTACGGAACATATTATTCTACTCTGTGACAAAATCATCAATAATAAATGTTAGTGACAGACCATCGTGAGCTCCTGTACCAGGAAGAATAAATAGGCATTCACTATGTTTGCATACCATTGGGAAAAAGGTTGATCAAATAAGTGCACCATAATAATTAAAACCAATTGTTCTTGAGACAACCTGAAGGAAATGTAGAATGGCCTCCAGACAGCATGACCAGTTTGTTTTAAAATGTCCTTATTACTTGGCAGAAGATGGTGCCAAATGATGCAATGCTTCTGAAGTTAGCTGTGGTCAATCACACAACTGTCACAAAAGGTTGTCTTTGAGCGTCTACAGACTGAAAATTCTTTTAATGAGAGTTGCAGAGGTTATTGTGCTAAACTCAAAGTAATGTGGATACAAATATGTATAAAATTTTATAGTCGCTTCACATAGTTTCCTGGAAAGGTACCAAAGAACTTGGATCGCCGAGAAGTCCCTGTGATTAAAAAGAAAAAGCAAACTTCATTATCTTCCAGCCTCTTAGTCTTTATTGCTTCATCTCCGTAGTGTGCCATCTTTTTAATTATCAAACATTTTGATTAAAAAGGCTCATGTCCTGATTATATTTTCCTGAGGATACCAGTGTGTTCATTTAATTACATTTTGAACTAAAATCCGATAAAACCTGAATGTATGGAGGGGGTGATAAACCACCTGTCAGTATGATGCTTGTCTTGACTTCGAAGACTGATTACTTACTAGCAATGTTCTTTTTGTTTTATGGCACAAGTTTAACCGCACAATAAACTGTTAATACTTTTGGAACATAAATACCTGTAAAGCGAATTTGGGTGGCAGAGAAGGAGTATGATCCAACTAACTTTAACCAGTTATTACTGACTTTCTACAAATCTGTCCTCAAACTAGGTCTTACATTTAACAGTAAGCAGTGCTCAACAATGATCATAATCATGAAAACTGTTCACCCTTCTGTATTGATGTATAAGAAAGCAACTAGCATCAATAAAGAGTAAAGAAAATTATTGACTAGTGCTTTAAGTAGTAAGATTTCACTTTGCATCACATTACAGGAGCATTATTATTCGAAAGACGTATTTACTGAATGGATACCCGTGCAATATTTACCTGTGAAGGACATGCATTTTGCATTTGGAAGATCATTTTAAACATGAATAACAGAATGAACCCTAAAGGTAAAAGTGTGCTAATTCAGACTCATTGGGATAAAGTGGGGGGCAGAAGCTCTGGGTCCCCTCCCGCAACCGCCCCCGCCCCTCCACCCCAGATAGACTTACTTTGTGCTGCTAACTGGCAGCAGGCACTGGGTCGCACAATTCTAATGGTTGGGCAGCCACTTCCTGCTGACTTTACCAGTCCTAGTGGTTAGGAAGTCAAGAAGCAACGTGCTAATTAGGCCTGGTCATTGGAATGGGTGGAGCCTCCCTGCTGTCACTCCCAGATGACATGCAGCTTTATGTTGCTGCATTTCACCCAGGAGTCCAAATCAACCCAAATACTTCAAGGCAGTTAGAGATCCAGTCAGGAGGATGGACAGCCACCTTGCTGAATGCTTCACTCTATGTACAGAACTTATGTACGTACATATGTACAGGAGGAAAGACAATGGAGACATAAGTAAGAATAAACATTTTTACTGTGACAACTAGACTATAATAGGTAAATAGAATATTGTAACTGTAGAAAAGGAAGACACATAATTGGAGCTATCCCCATTTGTTTGAAGTAGTTTGTTCAATAAAATAGATGATGTGTGCACAACAGTTAAATATATCTCAGTGCAAAGTCAACTTTTATGCTCTATCTCTGTGCAAAACCTTAACATAATTAAAAGTACTATTCAGAAACAGTACCACCACCATATCACTGTGCAGAATACGTGTATTTGAGGAAAATGCTAACATATTCATTTATATGTTTCAGAATTAGGAGAATTAGCTGCCGGGTTTTCAGAAGAAGCATTGGTGAAACTTTCCTCTGTAAGGTAGCATGTTGGAGGCAGTGTCTCTTCAGCCATCTTTGAAGTGGATTCACATCCGAGGTAGTGTGGGAAATGGCCTTCAGATATTGCTATAGTACGCTGAAGGGCTACATTATGCAACAAGGTGGAAGTGGGTTGTTGGTTATGTACAAGTGTGGTGAGCACTTTGATTAGAGAGCTCATTTGTTCAGCCAATTGCACCCAGCCCAGCTGGATAACATTGTGAAGGTGAACCATGTCTGTGTGCATCTGCTTGTTGCCAGATTGCACACTGGAATGGACATTATCCATTGTCTTCCTGAGCAGGTGCATACCCTCATCCACAAGCATTCCAAATGTTGTGGATAGTGCGAGGAGACTGGCGTCTGTCTCTTGTTGTGGACAGGTCTTCTCATTTGTCTTAGTAGCCTGCACATCAGTAGAAACATTGTCCATAATCTGTTCCAGGAACTCAGCTGATGGGGCGAGGAAGTTGGCAATTTCCACTTGCAGCTCACAAgccttcttgtctgctggtttgtcGATAACCTGCTCTGGCAGACAAGAATCCTTCTTTACAGAACTCTGTGTTCGCGAGGGACACACATTAAAATCTTCATATTCTAAGGAAGGTGAATTATGATTCTGTAATTCTGAGGGAACTGGAGAAAGACTCTTGACTGAATTAAGATTCTGGGATGCTGAGGGAGATGCAGAAGACTGGGATGTTAAGGCAGACACATGGCTGGTTTCTTCCTCTTCTGGCTGACTTGCCGTCTCATCTTTCAGTTCGCCACGTCCCAAACATTTTGGGTACGCCCAGGACATTCCTTCGGAAGATACGGTTACAGGTGATTGGTTTGCATGCTGTTTGACAAGAGACTGTGCACTCCCTTCCATATGTAGATTTATTACCCTAGCTGCAGAGGATGACAGCTCTTTGCCAGTGGATTTCTGGGCACTTAGTGTCTCTTCCACGCCCTTTCCATTGAGTGGATTTAAGATGGAAGTTGGCTGACTACCTGGGGAGACAAAATAGGGACAAGATACAAAACCTTAGCTATTTGAACATGTGCAGTGGGACTGCAAACAGGCAGGTACAGATGCCATTTGGAACAAACTTATAAAAGCAGGTGAAGTGCAATAATGGACCACTGTACACAGGAACACTTACATGCATATGGGGGATGTTAAAACATTTGTGGCATTCTGCATATGTTAAACTTACGTTTGTCCATTATTTTTACTTTACTGGGAGATTGCATGGAAGGAGAGACTATAAGGTAAACTTACCGGATATATGGGACTCCGAAGTAGATGATGTTTTGATTTCAGGTACAACTGAAGTTTTTGTTTGCAGTCTGCTCCTCCTGTCAACTTGGGCTTGTCCTTGGAGGTATATTCCAATGTCCCATTCTTTTGAATGGCGATTTCAAttgcttcccccaccccaccccccaagaaGTCATTTCAGGTTGTTAATTCTTTTCCAAGAGTTTTGTGGAGTAGAGCAAAGCTTGGACATTATGCCTTTTTGTGCTGTTATTGTCCATATGATGGTTCTTCCTTCTGGAGTTGGTAGCAATGTGGTTGTTCCTAGGAAAGCGTTGTCTTGATGTTTGGCAAAATGATTGAGAATAAAAAAAAGCCTCAAACTTGGACAAATGTGGCTGCTGTCATCTCCTTCTGAATTCCATTTTGCACATCAATCAGTAGTGTTTAATTTTGCAATAATTTGCATATATTATGAAACCTAAAGGGGCTCATCGGGACAGTGGATCTGAATGATGGGAACTGGTTCTGGTTGGGTGCCTTAACTTACTCCCATGCCAAATTCAGGATAGAAATAGCCCAACTTATGCTCAAGATAATGGCTTTAAATGCCCACAGGTCAGTTTATCACCCCCGTCAAGAGTCAGTTATAGTTTATATTCAGTTTACTATTTCCTGGCTGGTACAGTGTGTTAAGATTGCACTTTCTCCTCTGCATTAGAAACCAAATCTGATAGTTTCATCTCTCTAAAAGGAGAGTTGAGACTCACTAGCAAACTTTTTTTTTTGGCAGGTTCAATCCAAATCCCAGGGCTCACAAGTCTATAGGATAAAGTGATCAAGAACTTGTTATCAACTGTTACAAACTTGTTACAGAATAAAATAGTATATATGAAACCAACAATCTCCTTGAACGAGATGACGATCTTGGCTTACTCTTTGGACATGTGGTCTGTGACAAAACCTTAAGGGCAGCGTTAAAATGAGTAAACATCCCACCATTGGCCAAAAGGAATTCATCCATAATATTCTGTGAAATTAGTGTATTCCATAAATTAAAACAGGCCCAAGCTGTACTGTCACTCgacatccccttcaccaaacactggtgGTAAAGGGCACTGGACTGACCAGACATGGGCAGAGGAAACACAAGGACAGAATATCAGTTGTATTCTTTATACACTGCCTAATGGTCCTTTTCCTTTTTAACCAAGTAGATATAGGTCATAAAAATGCTGACTGTAGATCTGCCTCCACTTAAAGACTCTGCTCCCTGCACCTCTGCAAAAATGATTGCAGCCTGGAGTCCTGTCCTCCACATAGCAAGGATTAAAAGCCATGTTTATGGACATTTAACATTTCTATATGTATATAACAATGGAAACATACTCACCCCATGGatgagggggagggtggtggtattAGCAATCAAGGAACCTGAGGTTTCCCATTGGCAGCCCTAGAAACACGTCTGCAGAAGCATTAACAGCTCACTTGATGGACATTAAAGATCCACCCACTGTTGACAGTTCTGATCGTGCACATTTTGTATTTCAGCCCACCCGGAAGAAAATTTCCTTTTGGACAAAATTGGattgaacatttaaaaaaaaaaaatggttaaATCTGTTCTTGCTGCCCACATACACACTATTACTCAACAGTTTAAAGAAAAAGTGGAATTAAAAGGAATTTTAAAAATATTTGAAAGCATTAGCAGTTGAAAAGAATGCAATACATTTCTGTAAGTAAACTTTCTATACTTACAGCAGAATAGGGATGAGCTGTGAATGAAAGCTCAAAGTTAAAATCTGTGTAGGTTGCACCCATGCAGGTTTATGTGGAACGATCCGAATGGTTCA harbors:
- the LOC137368985 gene encoding uncharacterized protein, whose amino-acid sequence is MEGSAQSLVKQHANQSPVTVSSEGMSWAYPKCLGRGELKDETASQPEEEETSHVSALTSQSSASPSASQNLNSVKSLSPVPSELQNHNSPSLEYEDFNVCPSRTQSSVKKDSCLPEQVIDKPADKKACELQVEIANFLAPSAEFLEQIMDNVSTDVQATKTNEKTCPQQETDASLLALSTTFGMLVDEGMHLLRKTMDNVHSSVQSGNKQMHTDMVHLHNVIQLGWVQLAEQMSSLIKVLTTLVHNQQPTSTLLHNVALQRTIAISEGHFPHYLGCESTSKMAEETLPPTCYLTEESFTNASSENPAANSPNSETYK